CCTTTTATCCGGGGTTGATGAAGTACCTACTTTAATTTTTGATGAAATAGATACAGGTGTGGGCGGCAAAGCTTTGCAGGCTATTGGCGAGAAATTAGCCCTGATTGGGCAAACCAGGCAGGTTATCTGTGTTACCCATGGAGCCCAGGTAGCATGTTTTGCAGATACTCATTATTTAATTAGTAAATCAGTTGTTGATGGACATACCAAGACAACTGTAGAGAAATTAAATCAATCGGGAAGAGTAGAAGAATTAGCAAGAATGTTGGCTGGTCGTGAAATAACAGATATTGTGAAGGATCATGCATTACAGATGCTAAAGATGTCAACAAACTGTACTAAAAATTGAAAACTGATTTTAGAATTTTACGGCTGCAATTGCAGTCGTTTTTCATTTTTAAAATGAATCGGTAAAGAAAACAAAACTTACATAACTATTCTCAACAGGCTAAATCATTGAATTCGGCAATTTCCGGCAAAAATGACATGAGTAAAAGGATTTTTATAAGGTTATCTTAAGATTACAAAAGATTTATTTAATTTTTACCTTATATCTTTAATTTCCACTGATTCTAAACATTTGGGAGGTGATTAAGTAAAAGGATAGTGCCAGCTAAGTTTTCTTTAACAAAATTGAAGGAGGGGCTGTACTTGGACTTCCGGAAAAAGAAAGTGCTAGTATTACTACTGGCAGTTATATTCTTGGGCCTTGGTTTACAGCTACCGTTCCAAACTTTAAGAAATATGCCATTGCATCAACATGTATCTGTGGGGGATAGTATAGACTATGATATTAATTTACCCGAATTCTTAACAAATCAATTTGAATTTAATATAGATGGTGTAAAACCTTCTTGTTTTCATTTAGGCCAAACTACTCCGGTGGCAGCAAAGCTAGGGGATCTAAAGGTTGAAGTGAGATTATTTGGTATTATTCCAGTAAGACAAATGATGGTCAGTGTAGTACCTGAGATCCGGGTAATACCTGGAGGACAGGCCATTGGAGTAATGGTGGATTCAGAAGGCGTGATGGTTGTGGGAAGGTCAGCTATTATTGATGAGAAGGGCGAGCGTCATAATCCAGCAGCAGAAGCAGGGGTTGAACTGGGAGATACACTGATTAAGATTAACGGCCAAAAAGTAGAGACAGAGAGCCAGGTAAGGGCATTAATTGATAAAATGGGTCAATTAAAAAAACCATTGTCCATGGAATTTAAGCGAAAAAATACAAAAGAACATTACCATACAAAGATTTCTCCTATTTACTGTAATGAAACGCAGCGTTATCGGGTAGGTTTATTTGTTAGGGATAGCACTGCTGGGGTAGGAACCATGACCTTTTATCATCCAGAATCCAGATCCTATGGTGCATTAGGCCATATTATAACAGATATTGATACCTGTCAGCCTATCAACTTGAATAGCGGTAAAGTTGTGGGAGCCCGGATAGAAGGCATTCGAATGGGCAAAAAAGGCCAACCCGGAGAAAAATTGGGGGTATTTAGGGCAGAAGAACAAATATCCGGTAACATTACAAAAAATACAAATTGTGGTATCTTCGGTAAGTTGGATAAAGATCCTAAGAATCTTTACAGCAAAACGGCTATACCCGTTGC
This genomic interval from Desulforamulus reducens MI-1 contains the following:
- the spoIVB gene encoding SpoIVB peptidase encodes the protein MDFRKKKVLVLLLAVIFLGLGLQLPFQTLRNMPLHQHVSVGDSIDYDINLPEFLTNQFEFNIDGVKPSCFHLGQTTPVAAKLGDLKVEVRLFGIIPVRQMMVSVVPEIRVIPGGQAIGVMVDSEGVMVVGRSAIIDEKGERHNPAAEAGVELGDTLIKINGQKVETESQVRALIDKMGQLKKPLSMEFKRKNTKEHYHTKISPIYCNETQRYRVGLFVRDSTAGVGTMTFYHPESRSYGALGHIITDIDTCQPINLNSGKVVGARIEGIRMGKKGQPGEKLGVFRAEEQISGNITKNTNCGIFGKLDKDPKNLYSKTAIPVAMASDIKEGPAEIYTVLKDNKIEKFSIEIQEIIPNGKDEGKGMIIKINDSKLLAKTGGIIQGMSGSPIIQDGKLVGAVTHVFVNDPSRGYGVLAEWMLYTANVLPKHVSKRKNEQFDVRTNVAC